A single Candidatus Zymogenus saltonus DNA region contains:
- a CDS encoding efflux RND transporter periplasmic adaptor subunit, which yields MIKKILDKLKRKYARIGIILVLLLMVVLVIAFFASKSPGKRGRGMDSDRAVPVMLAEVELGKIRSALFYSGEIHAEEEVKVFSVAAGKIIKYYYKEGDYVSRGSVIATLERQERWDDYMPVTVRAPISGIVARNYLDRGELATETTAISLIVGGRGITVTIKVPDNELPLMKVGMKAELVVPSTPDVAYIGEVSQVSPVLDTTTRTARVELLFKDGITSLIAGMFGDIFIITEEKEGVMIIPAKALMYERQGRDGPYCFMVEGNKAKKRPLTLGIVNEKSAEALSGIKVGEKVVVVGKENLKEDSSIVVTEDY from the coding sequence TTGATCAAAAAAATATTGGATAAATTGAAGAGAAAGTACGCCAGGATAGGGATCATCCTTGTCCTTTTATTGATGGTGGTTCTGGTAATAGCCTTTTTCGCCTCCAAGTCGCCCGGCAAGAGGGGAAGGGGGATGGATTCTGACAGGGCCGTCCCCGTAATGCTGGCGGAGGTCGAACTGGGCAAAATAAGGAGCGCCCTCTTCTATTCAGGAGAGATCCACGCGGAGGAGGAGGTCAAGGTCTTCAGCGTCGCGGCGGGAAAGATCATCAAATACTACTACAAGGAGGGGGATTACGTCAGTAGGGGGAGCGTCATAGCAACGCTCGAGCGCCAGGAGAGGTGGGACGATTACATGCCGGTAACCGTCAGGGCACCCATATCCGGAATCGTTGCCCGAAACTACCTCGACAGGGGGGAGCTCGCAACGGAGACGACCGCCATATCCTTGATCGTGGGGGGCCGCGGAATTACGGTGACGATCAAGGTGCCGGACAATGAGCTTCCTCTTATGAAGGTCGGGATGAAGGCGGAGCTCGTCGTCCCCTCCACCCCGGACGTGGCCTACATCGGCGAGGTAAGCCAGGTAAGCCCGGTTCTCGATACGACCACCCGCACCGCCCGTGTCGAGCTCCTCTTCAAGGACGGCATTACGTCCCTCATAGCCGGAATGTTCGGGGATATCTTCATAATCACCGAGGAAAAAGAGGGGGTGATGATCATCCCCGCCAAGGCCCTTATGTACGAGAGGCAGGGAAGAGACGGGCCGTACTGTTTCATGGTCGAGGGCAACAAGGCTAAAAAGCGTCCCCTTACCCTCGGGATAGTGAACGAGAAGAGCGCCGAGGCGCTCTCGGGCATAAAGGTCGGGGAGAAGGTGGTTGTTGTCGGCAAGGAAAATCTTAAAGAGGATTCTTCGATTGTCGTTACGGAAGACTATTAA
- a CDS encoding FAD-dependent oxidoreductase: MPYYIGDVAKSRVIDKYVVRPPEVFKKDHDIDIHTNHEVLHIDRNKKEILIRDLDKDEELTKPYDKLIITTGSRSRKLGVENEDAPNVFSLKSLLDGKRIKDYINDKGPKRVVTIGAGFISLEMAEAFGELGIENTIVHRRDLPMRQLGKDIAEMVLDELSEKGTKFVTDAKISSLDVSNGNVRSVVTDKGRFDADMVLVSVGFLPNVSLAVDAGLKIGETGAIWVDERQRTSDENIYAAGDCVEVKHLITGKGVNIALGDLANKQGWVAGENAAGGDIVYPGVLGSAHFKLFDLEVGFTGLTLSAAQKEGIDAVCETIEGRSRPGLYPGSAPIRVHLVAERKSRRLIGAQIAGRDGAGHRINILAAALFGNLSIDDIVDLDLAYAPPFTPTIDPILVAARSLLKKMG; the protein is encoded by the coding sequence ATGCCCTACTACATCGGAGATGTAGCCAAGTCAAGGGTCATTGACAAATACGTCGTCAGGCCACCCGAAGTCTTCAAGAAAGATCACGACATCGACATCCACACGAATCACGAGGTCCTGCATATCGACAGGAATAAAAAGGAGATACTTATTCGTGATCTCGATAAGGACGAGGAGTTGACAAAACCCTACGACAAGCTGATCATCACCACCGGCTCCCGCTCCAGAAAACTCGGGGTAGAAAACGAGGACGCCCCGAATGTATTTTCCCTCAAATCCCTCTTAGACGGGAAGAGGATAAAGGATTATATCAACGATAAAGGACCCAAAAGGGTTGTGACGATCGGGGCGGGCTTCATCTCCCTCGAGATGGCCGAGGCCTTCGGGGAGCTGGGGATAGAAAACACCATCGTCCACCGCCGTGACCTCCCGATGAGGCAGCTCGGAAAGGATATTGCGGAGATGGTCTTGGACGAGCTTTCCGAAAAGGGGACGAAGTTCGTCACCGACGCCAAGATCTCCTCACTTGACGTCTCAAACGGAAACGTCAGATCCGTAGTGACCGACAAGGGAAGATTCGATGCGGATATGGTCCTCGTCTCGGTCGGCTTTCTGCCCAATGTTTCGCTGGCGGTGGATGCGGGCCTAAAGATAGGCGAGACCGGGGCGATATGGGTCGACGAGCGCCAGCGAACTTCGGACGAAAATATCTACGCCGCGGGCGACTGCGTCGAGGTGAAGCACCTCATAACGGGAAAAGGGGTAAACATCGCTCTCGGTGACCTCGCCAACAAGCAGGGCTGGGTCGCCGGGGAGAACGCCGCCGGCGGAGATATAGTTTATCCCGGAGTTTTGGGCTCGGCCCACTTCAAACTGTTCGACCTCGAGGTCGGATTCACGGGGCTTACCCTCTCAGCCGCCCAAAAGGAGGGGATCGACGCCGTCTGCGAGACGATCGAGGGGAGATCACGGCCCGGGCTCTATCCCGGATCAGCCCCGATTCGCGTGCACCTCGTGGCCGAGAGAAAGAGTCGAAGGCTCATCGGCGCCCAGATCGCCGGCAGGGACGGCGCCGGCCACCGGATAAACATCCTTGCCGCGGCGCTTTTCGGAAACCTCTCTATCGACGACATCGTCGACCTCGACCTCGCCTACGCCCCGCCGTTTACGCCCACCATCGACCCGATACTCGTAGCGGCGCGCTCGCTCCTGAAAAAGATGGGGTAA
- a CDS encoding efflux RND transporter permease subunit, translated as MSIARFSVKNSVLVNMITVAVLIMGIYFATKLNREVFPSVDFGYININTTYKGASPEEIENLITVPIEEQIFDVDGIDTITSTSNEGSSAITIKAEAGIEGTKLDQLLNDIKSEVDKVSDLPEDAEDPNVTKREPRFDVITIGIWGDADQEKLRNTADRLKDEIELIKGVSNVDMDGYLDREVWVEVDPRKLDALNLKFSTIINAIKKRNLNLPSGTFDSGEKELMIRSIGEVKGAKDIKNIIVSSYADGVVRVGDVANVAETFEEEESYVRFNGRRAILLDVMKSGSGDVINIAEEVKGIVKNERAHLDEGINISLADDESIYVERRLKTLLLNAALGMMLVILILYAFLDSRVAFWASMGIPFSFLLTIIIMSYAGITLNLLSMFALILVLGIVVDDAIVVAENFFRYREMGYNLTEAVVLGTQEVIMPIIAAIATNIAAFIPLLFISGIMGKFLKTIPFVVIVTLLASLLEAFLILPSHLHDFVKDNVSEANREARAWFNRVRNYYGNLLTSILRRRYLVFSSLVGVAIVTIFFGLFTMKFVFMGSSIAEEFRVSVNLPTDSNLDATDRVIKKVEELILERPKDEISVIMASVGGSSSSYSGRIRVELTEHGYKKIGAETITEELREESDLIAGATSITYRSQRRGPPRGSAVEVSIQGDEFETLQKLSEEFKKELATMKGVVDIEDDYRRGKEEIRFIYDEHTMGSLGLNVNDVSTELRSAFSGGDAGKIMRGTDKIDIIVKYNEYMANLNNLMNFSVSNGNGDRIPIKTFADVSYGDGMLRIYHDDRERTITVSANLVEGQNTSKEINEALIKKFGTRSVKYPGYTFKYGGEYEDTMESILSLLRSLLIAILLIYIILAALFRSYVQPLIIMVTVPFSFIGVVFGLFISNIELSLMAGIGIIALVGIVVNDAIVMVDFINRAREKGTDLYDAVIETGKIRLRPILLTTLTTIGGLFPMAIGIGGREPMLTPMAVSIVWGLAFGVLLTLVIIPCLYLVIEDIKLKIAGRKSR; from the coding sequence ATGTCTATAGCTCGATTCTCGGTAAAAAATTCCGTCCTTGTCAATATGATAACGGTAGCGGTTCTCATAATGGGGATATATTTTGCGACCAAGCTCAACAGGGAGGTCTTTCCCTCCGTCGATTTCGGCTACATCAACATAAACACAACGTACAAGGGCGCCTCGCCGGAGGAGATTGAAAATCTCATCACCGTCCCTATCGAGGAGCAGATCTTCGACGTGGATGGGATCGACACGATCACCTCCACCAGCAACGAGGGGTCTTCCGCCATTACCATTAAGGCGGAGGCGGGCATCGAGGGGACAAAGCTCGACCAGCTCCTGAACGATATAAAGAGCGAGGTCGACAAGGTCTCCGACCTCCCCGAGGACGCCGAGGATCCAAACGTGACGAAGAGGGAGCCGAGGTTCGACGTCATCACGATAGGCATCTGGGGCGATGCCGATCAGGAGAAGCTCAGGAACACCGCCGACCGATTGAAGGACGAGATTGAATTGATTAAGGGTGTCAGCAATGTTGATATGGATGGGTACCTCGATCGGGAGGTCTGGGTGGAAGTTGACCCCAGGAAACTCGACGCCCTGAACCTCAAGTTCAGCACTATCATAAACGCCATAAAGAAGCGCAACCTCAACCTCCCTAGCGGAACATTTGATTCGGGTGAGAAGGAGCTTATGATAAGGTCCATCGGAGAGGTAAAGGGGGCCAAAGATATTAAAAACATCATCGTCTCCTCTTACGCGGACGGCGTTGTAAGGGTGGGGGATGTGGCAAATGTGGCCGAGACCTTTGAGGAAGAGGAGTCCTATGTCAGGTTCAACGGGCGCCGGGCGATTTTGCTTGACGTCATGAAGAGCGGCTCCGGGGACGTTATCAACATTGCCGAAGAGGTCAAAGGGATCGTTAAAAACGAGCGGGCTCATCTCGATGAAGGAATAAATATCTCGCTGGCGGACGATGAATCGATATACGTGGAAAGAAGGCTGAAGACGCTTCTGCTCAACGCCGCCCTCGGCATGATGCTGGTGATCCTGATTCTCTACGCATTTTTAGACTCGCGGGTGGCCTTCTGGGCCTCGATGGGAATCCCCTTCTCGTTTCTTCTCACGATTATCATAATGAGCTACGCTGGGATCACCCTAAACCTCCTCTCCATGTTCGCCCTGATCCTCGTTCTGGGTATAGTTGTCGACGACGCCATAGTCGTTGCTGAAAACTTTTTTCGATACCGCGAGATGGGGTACAACCTCACTGAGGCCGTTGTCTTGGGCACGCAGGAGGTCATTATGCCCATCATTGCGGCCATCGCCACGAATATTGCGGCGTTCATCCCGCTCCTTTTTATATCGGGGATCATGGGCAAATTTTTAAAGACGATTCCCTTTGTAGTCATAGTAACGCTTCTGGCCTCGCTTTTGGAGGCGTTTCTTATCCTTCCCTCACACCTCCACGATTTCGTCAAGGATAACGTATCCGAGGCCAACAGAGAGGCGAGGGCCTGGTTTAATCGAGTCAGGAATTATTACGGCAACCTCCTTACCTCGATATTGAGACGGCGCTATCTGGTTTTCTCGAGTCTCGTCGGGGTTGCGATTGTAACCATCTTCTTCGGCCTCTTTACCATGAAATTCGTCTTTATGGGAAGCTCCATCGCCGAAGAATTCAGGGTCTCTGTAAACCTTCCCACGGACAGCAATCTGGATGCGACCGACCGGGTGATTAAAAAGGTTGAGGAGCTCATCCTTGAGCGCCCGAAAGACGAGATTTCTGTTATCATGGCGTCCGTGGGCGGTTCCTCCAGCTCCTATAGCGGGCGTATCCGGGTGGAGCTGACCGAACACGGATACAAAAAGATCGGGGCCGAAACAATCACCGAAGAGCTCAGGGAGGAGAGCGATCTCATCGCCGGGGCCACGTCCATTACGTACAGGTCCCAGAGGAGGGGGCCGCCGAGGGGCTCGGCCGTTGAGGTCAGCATCCAGGGAGACGAGTTCGAGACCCTCCAGAAGCTTTCGGAGGAGTTTAAAAAGGAATTGGCCACGATGAAGGGAGTGGTGGATATCGAAGACGATTACAGGAGGGGGAAGGAGGAGATTCGCTTTATTTACGACGAACACACGATGGGATCCTTGGGGCTCAACGTGAACGACGTCTCCACGGAGTTACGCAGCGCCTTTTCCGGGGGGGATGCGGGAAAGATAATGCGGGGCACGGACAAAATCGACATCATCGTAAAATACAATGAGTATATGGCAAATCTCAACAATCTCATGAACTTCTCCGTCTCCAACGGCAACGGTGACAGGATCCCCATAAAGACCTTTGCGGATGTGAGCTACGGCGACGGGATGTTGAGGATTTACCATGACGACCGCGAGCGCACCATCACGGTATCGGCCAATCTCGTCGAGGGTCAGAACACGTCGAAGGAGATAAACGAGGCGCTGATCAAGAAATTCGGCACCAGAAGTGTCAAGTACCCGGGTTATACCTTCAAGTACGGCGGGGAATATGAAGACACGATGGAATCTATCCTCTCGCTCCTTCGCTCTCTCTTAATAGCAATCTTGCTCATCTACATAATCCTGGCGGCCCTCTTCAGATCGTACGTGCAGCCCCTTATCATAATGGTTACGGTGCCCTTTTCCTTCATCGGGGTGGTGTTCGGCCTCTTTATCTCGAACATCGAGCTTTCCCTGATGGCGGGCATCGGAATCATTGCGCTGGTAGGGATTGTCGTCAACGACGCCATAGTCATGGTCGATTTCATCAACAGGGCGAGGGAGAAGGGAACAGACCTCTATGACGCGGTCATCGAGACGGGAAAGATCCGCCTTAGGCCGATCCTGCTGACCACCTTGACGACCATCGGCGGTCTGTTCCCCATGGCGATCGGTATCGGCGGGAGGGAGCCGATGCTGACACCGATGGCGGTCTCCATCGTCTGGGGACTGGCGTTCGGCGTCCTTTTGACCCTCGTCATAATTCCATGTCTGTATCTTGTCATCGAGGATATAAAGCTGAAGATAGCCGGGAGAAAAAGTCGTTAA
- a CDS encoding carbamate kinase — MDGTGGGKRAVVALGGNAIIREGEEGRIDQQFRNTRISLSGVVRLIKEGWEVLITHGNGPQVGNRLLSNEMAHEMVPNLPLGVLCGDTEGAMGYMIQQSLVNKLIYHSIKSSVVTVITQTEVDIDDMSMRNPTKPIGPFYSKEESEKLEREEGWRFVEDSGRGYRQVVPSPYPIDIIEIDVIKSLLGMGVIVIALGGGGIPVMRQPDGTLEGVDGIIDKDLASSLAGRKIGASLFVMVTGVEKVALNYGKPNQKNIDKMTVSEAVGYLDGGHFPPGSMGPKIRAAVEFLEGGEGGEGSGVIITSPEGLSGAVFGGAGTTIVKD, encoded by the coding sequence ATGGACGGGACAGGGGGGGGCAAGAGGGCGGTGGTTGCCTTGGGCGGAAACGCCATCATCAGGGAGGGGGAGGAGGGGAGGATAGACCAGCAGTTCAGGAACACCCGTATCTCCCTCTCAGGGGTGGTTCGGCTGATAAAGGAGGGGTGGGAAGTGCTCATCACCCACGGCAACGGCCCCCAGGTCGGAAACCGCCTCCTGTCAAACGAGATGGCCCACGAGATGGTCCCGAACCTCCCCCTGGGCGTCCTCTGCGGGGACACCGAGGGCGCCATGGGATATATGATCCAGCAGAGCCTCGTCAACAAGCTTATCTACCACTCGATAAAGAGTTCGGTCGTTACCGTCATTACCCAGACCGAGGTCGATATCGACGACATGTCGATGAGAAATCCAACAAAGCCGATCGGTCCGTTCTATTCGAAGGAGGAGTCGGAGAAGCTCGAGAGGGAGGAGGGATGGCGGTTCGTGGAGGATTCCGGGAGGGGTTACAGACAGGTGGTTCCCTCCCCGTATCCGATCGATATTATCGAAATAGATGTCATCAAAAGCCTTCTTGGGATGGGCGTGATAGTGATCGCCCTCGGCGGCGGGGGGATCCCCGTCATGAGGCAGCCGGACGGCACCCTTGAGGGTGTGGACGGGATCATCGACAAGGATTTGGCGTCGAGCCTGGCCGGGCGGAAGATCGGAGCCTCGCTCTTCGTTATGGTGACGGGGGTTGAGAAGGTGGCCCTGAACTACGGAAAGCCGAATCAGAAAAATATCGATAAGATGACCGTCTCCGAGGCGGTGGGGTATCTCGACGGGGGGCATTTCCCCCCGGGCAGCATGGGGCCGAAGATCAGGGCGGCGGTGGAGTTTTTGGAGGGGGGGGAGGGGGGAGAGGGCAGCGGGGTGATTATCACGTCGCCGGAAGGGCTTTCCGGGGCCGTTTTTGGAGGCGCCGGGACGACCATCGTAAAAGATTAA
- a CDS encoding TolC family protein, translating to MKTVIINFFSPLILVFFLFAPLYAQEGGPVSKYTLDDCVEIAMERSSDILTAKEGIKLAKGVVFEKWSSILSVNAEAKYTYTGLIPETTSASGLSSGLSTPLDEPDDQYDFGITASLTLFSGGKVIWGLNIAHLQLQVAEEQYRIAVNEAVYDTKVAFYAILLAKKKIEMRLEELDLLTRNLEKTEDKYRNGLVPKYDVMRIEVEAINARTSLIEAKNDLTVAYEDLKKLLDIDLGKPIEIEGELKYYEREADLKLLLTAAETESPERNIAGLNERIADRNVDIAIGDFFPAVKAFANYDHSATGWEKISFNEPDWEFTAGVVVEIPITDLVLSMAKKKQANAEYKVAELKLKDTKRDMEYSIRSAYYDLVESKEIIKLQEYNIGLSEENLKTAELRYENGVGTLLELLDARLAVTEAKLNYLTALFNHEKSLSQIRKLLGREGTTN from the coding sequence ATGAAGACCGTTATTATAAATTTCTTCTCCCCTTTAATCCTCGTCTTTTTTCTCTTCGCCCCCCTTTACGCCCAGGAAGGAGGGCCGGTATCCAAATACACCCTCGACGACTGCGTAGAGATTGCCATGGAAAGGTCATCCGATATCCTTACGGCCAAGGAGGGGATAAAACTGGCGAAGGGCGTGGTCTTCGAGAAATGGTCGAGCATACTTTCGGTCAACGCCGAGGCGAAATACACCTACACTGGCCTGATCCCGGAGACCACTTCCGCATCGGGTCTCTCTTCCGGGCTTTCCACCCCGCTGGACGAGCCGGACGATCAATACGATTTCGGCATCACCGCCTCCCTCACCCTCTTTTCGGGAGGGAAGGTCATCTGGGGGCTGAACATCGCGCACCTCCAACTCCAAGTCGCTGAAGAGCAGTACAGGATCGCCGTAAACGAGGCGGTTTACGATACGAAGGTCGCCTTTTACGCGATTCTCCTGGCCAAAAAGAAGATCGAGATGCGTTTGGAGGAGCTGGATCTCTTGACGAGGAACCTGGAAAAGACGGAAGACAAATACAGAAACGGCCTCGTCCCGAAGTATGACGTAATGCGCATAGAGGTCGAGGCGATCAACGCCCGCACTTCCCTCATCGAGGCGAAGAACGACCTTACCGTCGCCTACGAAGACCTGAAGAAGCTCCTTGACATCGACCTGGGAAAGCCGATCGAGATAGAGGGGGAGCTCAAATATTACGAGAGGGAGGCGGATCTGAAATTGCTTCTTACCGCCGCCGAGACCGAAAGCCCCGAGCGGAACATCGCGGGGCTGAACGAGCGGATCGCCGACAGGAACGTTGATATCGCCATAGGGGATTTCTTCCCGGCGGTAAAGGCCTTTGCCAACTACGACCACTCCGCGACCGGATGGGAGAAGATAAGCTTCAACGAGCCGGACTGGGAGTTCACGGCGGGCGTGGTGGTTGAGATACCGATCACCGACCTCGTCCTCTCGATGGCCAAGAAGAAACAGGCGAACGCGGAGTATAAAGTGGCCGAGCTCAAGCTTAAAGACACAAAGAGGGATATGGAGTACAGCATCAGGAGCGCCTACTACGACCTTGTCGAGTCCAAGGAGATAATCAAGCTGCAGGAGTACAACATAGGGCTCTCAGAGGAAAACCTGAAGACCGCGGAGCTCCGCTACGAAAACGGGGTCGGCACCCTTTTGGAGCTTTTAGACGCGCGCCTGGCGGTCACCGAGGCGAAGCTGAACTATCTGACCGCCCTGTTCAATCACGAGAAGTCGCTCTCTCAGATAAGGAAGCTTCTGGGGAGAGAGGGAACGACCAACTGA
- a CDS encoding saccharopine dehydrogenase NADP-binding domain-containing protein, producing MKILFLGGAGDMAVTMLDLMKDEVEVKEVTICDLDGDKASAKAEEYGKKFKSKGLDVTDRAALIKAMKGNDVVISYVGPFYRFENPVADAAIDAGVHYISIADDYDAFLEVEKLEGKAKQKGIKVLSGFGNSPGLTQMLAKKGYLFLDKPEGISVNWAAGSNEAVGPANILHLFHLLSGKTLQWRDGHEEYVPCGKGKKVVEFPPPIGSLPVFYTGHAESVSLPRNLEGLKYASVHGGVKPVFDVMTVRLLANLGLTKTHRRRKILFAIVKPILPLFQSDKAPNKSVGRVEVWGEHKGKEKTVYYTYVGHIAFITSAPCLQAAVWLHKGKFDKLPGGVYAPERLLKDPEPFLAELRKRGVVMEYFE from the coding sequence ATGAAAATTCTATTTTTGGGCGGGGCGGGTGACATGGCGGTCACCATGCTCGATTTGATGAAAGACGAAGTGGAGGTCAAGGAGGTCACCATCTGCGACCTGGACGGCGACAAGGCATCCGCCAAGGCCGAAGAATACGGGAAGAAGTTCAAGTCGAAGGGGCTTGATGTGACGGACAGGGCGGCGCTGATCAAGGCGATGAAGGGAAACGACGTGGTCATAAGCTACGTCGGCCCCTTTTACCGGTTCGAGAACCCGGTGGCGGACGCCGCCATAGACGCTGGCGTTCACTATATCTCCATAGCCGACGACTACGACGCCTTCCTGGAGGTGGAAAAGCTGGAAGGGAAGGCCAAGCAGAAGGGGATAAAGGTCCTTTCCGGTTTTGGTAATTCCCCCGGCCTTACCCAGATGCTGGCCAAAAAGGGATACCTGTTTCTCGACAAGCCGGAGGGAATTTCTGTCAACTGGGCCGCGGGCTCGAACGAGGCGGTGGGCCCCGCGAACATACTCCACCTCTTTCACCTCCTGTCCGGAAAGACGCTTCAGTGGAGGGACGGCCATGAGGAGTATGTGCCGTGCGGCAAGGGCAAGAAGGTGGTGGAGTTTCCGCCCCCGATCGGCAGTCTTCCCGTGTTCTACACCGGCCACGCAGAGTCGGTAAGTCTCCCGAGAAATCTTGAAGGCCTCAAATACGCCAGTGTCCACGGGGGCGTCAAGCCGGTCTTCGACGTGATGACGGTGAGGCTTCTTGCAAACCTCGGTCTCACCAAGACCCACAGGCGAAGAAAGATCCTCTTTGCAATCGTAAAGCCGATCCTCCCCCTCTTTCAGAGCGACAAGGCGCCGAATAAATCGGTCGGTAGGGTCGAGGTCTGGGGAGAGCATAAGGGAAAGGAAAAGACAGTATACTACACATATGTGGGGCACATAGCCTTCATAACCTCGGCGCCTTGTCTTCAGGCCGCCGTGTGGCTCCATAAGGGTAAGTTCGACAAGCTCCCCGGCGGCGTCTACGCCCCGGAGCGTCTGCTGAAAGACCCGGAGCCGTTCCTCGCAGAGCTCAGGAAGAGGGGCGTGGTTATGGAATACTTCGAGTGA
- a CDS encoding GTPase — protein sequence MRKRVIILGAAGRDFHNFNVRFRDDDSFEVVAFTAAQIPNIEGRVYPKELSGRLYPDGIPIYEEGRLEELIVDQKIDIAVFSYSDVPHTHVMHIASRITASGADFVLLDAVSTMIPSKRDVVSVTAVRTGCGKSQTSRMICDILKDMGKKVVAIRHPMPYGDLKKQMVQRFSEYSDFEKYGVTIEEREEYEPMVERGIVVYAGVDYGKILEEAEKEAEVVVWDGGNNDTPFLKPDLNVVIFDPHRAGHELLYHPGETNLRMCDVAVINKVDTATDEGVNTVRKNIEAINQKAKIIYAESPVSMDNPEMVKGKRVLVVEDGPTVTHGEMGFGAGIIAAETYGAAEIVDPRPFSVDSIRGVYEKYPHLGKSGDSGNDGKSQRMPLPAMGYGADQMEDLEETINSADCDLVIFATPIDLTRIINIKKPTVRVRYSYRDSGSPTIVDILNEKFGG from the coding sequence ATGCGTAAGAGAGTCATAATCCTCGGCGCCGCAGGCAGGGATTTTCACAACTTCAACGTCAGGTTCAGGGACGACGATAGTTTTGAGGTGGTCGCCTTCACCGCGGCCCAGATTCCGAACATCGAGGGGAGGGTCTACCCGAAAGAGCTTTCGGGGAGGCTATATCCGGACGGGATACCGATATACGAGGAGGGGAGGCTGGAGGAGCTGATCGTGGATCAAAAGATCGACATCGCCGTCTTCTCCTACAGCGACGTCCCCCACACCCACGTGATGCACATCGCGTCGAGGATTACCGCATCCGGGGCGGATTTCGTGCTGCTTGACGCCGTCTCCACCATGATACCGTCCAAGAGGGACGTCGTATCGGTGACGGCGGTGCGCACCGGCTGCGGGAAGAGCCAGACCAGCAGGATGATCTGCGATATCCTCAAGGATATGGGAAAGAAGGTCGTGGCGATAAGACACCCGATGCCCTACGGGGATTTGAAGAAGCAGATGGTTCAGCGATTTTCGGAGTACTCCGATTTCGAGAAATACGGGGTCACCATCGAGGAGCGGGAGGAGTACGAGCCGATGGTCGAGAGGGGGATCGTCGTTTACGCGGGCGTCGATTACGGAAAGATCCTCGAGGAGGCGGAGAAAGAGGCGGAAGTGGTTGTCTGGGACGGGGGAAACAACGACACGCCCTTTCTGAAGCCGGATCTCAACGTGGTCATCTTCGATCCTCACCGGGCCGGGCACGAGCTTCTCTATCACCCGGGGGAGACAAATTTAAGGATGTGCGACGTTGCGGTGATAAACAAGGTGGATACTGCAACCGACGAGGGCGTGAATACGGTGAGGAAAAACATAGAGGCGATAAACCAGAAGGCCAAGATCATCTATGCCGAGTCGCCTGTCTCCATGGACAACCCGGAGATGGTTAAGGGTAAGAGGGTATTGGTCGTTGAGGACGGCCCGACGGTGACCCACGGCGAGATGGGATTCGGCGCGGGGATAATCGCCGCCGAGACCTACGGGGCCGCGGAGATAGTCGATCCCAGGCCCTTCTCTGTGGATTCGATCCGCGGGGTCTACGAAAAATATCCGCACTTGGGAAAGAGTGGGGATTCGGGGAATGACGGAAAGAGCCAAAGGATGCCCCTTCCGGCGATGGGGTACGGAGCCGATCAGATGGAAGACCTCGAAGAGACTATCAACTCCGCCGACTGTGATCTGGTGATCTTTGCGACCCCGATAGACCTGACGAGGATAATCAATATAAAGAAGCCTACGGTCAGGGTCCGCTATTCCTACCGGGACTCAGGATCGCCCACGATCGTCGATATTCTTAATGAGAAGTTCGGCGGATAG